One window of the Triticum dicoccoides isolate Atlit2015 ecotype Zavitan chromosome 3B, WEW_v2.0, whole genome shotgun sequence genome contains the following:
- the LOC119282369 gene encoding cysteine-rich and transmembrane domain-containing protein WIH1-like, giving the protein MENNRSNQQAPPPPPGYPTAAAEQGQAGGKKGRRASTKSRGEKGFIEGCLAALCCCWICEMCCD; this is encoded by the exons ATGGAGAACAACAGGAGCAACCAGCAGGCTCCTCCACCGCCACCAG GGtacccgacggcggcggcggagcaaggCCAGGCCGGCGGGAAGAAGGGCCGCCGGGCGAGCACCAAATCCAGGGGCGAGAAGGGCTTCATAGAGGGATG CCTCGCCGCACTGTGCTGCTGCTGGATCTGCGAGATGTGCTGCGACTAA